A region of Desulfonatronum thiodismutans DNA encodes the following proteins:
- the infA gene encoding translation initiation factor IF-1 gives MAKEECIEMSGIVQEALPSTLFSVELETGHTILGHLCGKMRKFRIRILPGDKVRVQLSPYDLTKGRIVFREK, from the coding sequence ATGGCCAAGGAAGAATGTATTGAAATGAGCGGCATTGTTCAGGAAGCCTTGCCGAGCACCCTGTTTTCCGTGGAGCTGGAGACCGGACATACCATTTTGGGGCATCTGTGCGGAAAAATGCGCAAGTTTCGCATCCGCATCCTGCCCGGAGACAAAGTCCGCGTTCAGCTGTCTCCCTACGACCTGACCAAGGGACGGATCGTTTTTCGGGAAAAATAG